The following nucleotide sequence is from Coffea eugenioides isolate CCC68of chromosome 10, Ceug_1.0, whole genome shotgun sequence.
aGCGTAAACCCGTAAGAAAATGTTCAAGAAATTGATATACGAGGTAAAGGGAAATTTTCTATGTTGATGATGAAACAAGCTGCGACTGCTCACCATATACAAACGGAATTGAGGCTACTGACAATATATGAAACACGAGGCTATGCACTTACTAAGCCCTATGCGACTAACTTACAAACTGACTAAGACTAGCACTAATACATCCTGGAATGGAATTGAAGCCGCGTGGCCATTATACTAACTAAATAATATAATTCTCACTACTAACCAAATAACGTTAACTTGGTTTAATTTCTCTACATAGATGCTTATGTTGTCTATTAGGTTTTCTTGCCTCCAATTTTCTTCTATCTTGAAAATGAAGGATAAGGGCATCAAGGAAATGTGACACCAAGCACTAGATCAATTTCAGGGTGAGAAAATTAAAACCTTTGATCATTGGCTATGTTCATACCCTATAATTGCATCTTTTATCCAAAATGGAGATTATACATCACTTCATGTACAACAGTTCAAGAAACGGAGAACAAcgacaaaaagaaacaaaaaataaacaaCAGTTCAGGAAATGGAGAACAacgacaaaaagaaaaaaaaagtaaaaatgggaaaaaaaaggcaTAATAAATGATTATTGATAGGTGCGGGGTGTgtattgatagggtataatttgttagtaaatttattattgatttccccttctatccctgacaaatattgtgttaattgctgatatttactcatatttggtatttggaatcaatttcaggagtgaagcagaaaattaccaaaaaggagggacttgtatggaaaaatgcagacttctaagggcttcaacctTTAGGTCCTTGagttggtggggaccacaagctagtgcaaggcatttagtcatttgggcttttcaaagaaagcaacgtagagagacttggaacaacaagtacttgggaggctttgtccacatgtgcggggaccacggataagaagcatgagtcatctggactctaggaaaagaaacgtacaagactttgaatttggtgtggggaccactagagatagcattagacttccttttggctttaaaaagggagaCAAACGTGCAGAGAACTCttatcaatcaatagttttagtttagacagtttttagcatagttttagtttcgtttctttcttggctcttttgatggcctggacctcaatgaaattacttgaagattttctcatgaggcgtggctaagtttgtCTGGCCAAGAACAACGAAGgacttggttctactaaatttgtgagatcgaattagtttttatttattttcattattcactggtatttgtctatcttctgctttatgttcatatggttgttttattattcgattatccagggcccggattctagattaattcaataacctgaagccaattaggatagttaaatccgtaattgtttaattattctaaactggtggcaactggcatgattgggtttgtgtcagggagataggcaggctaacttaaagagaccctcgtagcgtgttaattggttagaattaggctcttctaattattcatgcaattagggaattgaacttctatggtcgtacctagggttatttcctgattagagaaatagtcaacggtcgtaccttggctatcgacaaattgaggaagagttggttgtttatcgcgtgtatgacaactataactaatttatcagatagtaactggaataatccttgcatctgtgatcgaattaagtgaaccatctccgaagttgtctcttggctagagttcgtccattattatttttattgtgataattagttatttgagttgtagttattttattttaattaatttattccaagtaatttagttactatcattttcaaaaccccccatatctggaacttgagaagaaattaaattatccccagtccctgtggattcgaccctgcttaccgctatatacagaatttgtattttatttaagcaggtatttattattgcacaggtttgacgCCTGTCATGTATATAAAAATATACTCTTGCTTCGttgcaaattttaaatttataaatttataaataccccacacacaACTACAAATATACAGGTCGTATTTGAATATAGAATATTAAGAGTCGAGTCTACAGGGAAGATGGATAATTActggtattactaaagcttctctattatttagactatcaacaAATTAAAACTAATAAACTTATGTTACTAATGGGCAGAAAAATACAAATGAAGTTTCCCATGTAATGGAATCTCTATTTACTCATGTTAGTGCTACTTCCTGACTAATTGAGTATCAAAATATTGGTTAatttatggcgtaatttcctaatgctCGTGATACCCACTTTCACAGGTGTATCAACTATATCTATGACTAATTCATACCTATtttcgtggttatgaaattaactacaaactcATTTGCTTCTATTAAATTACATGGAACAAGCCATCAATGCTACAAAGAGCAAGGGTGATTAAGTCTCTACAGAGACGAAAAATATGGTTATGGTACTATTTTTGGGACAAGCTCGGAAGTCAGTTAAAACAACTGAGTTTGAATTTCACGAAGTTTTGAAATGGTCCATCAAAGGCATTTTCTTTTGGCCAGACAGTCGAGAATGGGAGTGCATCTGGAAAATTCTACACCAACAAAATCTTTGCCATTTTTTCTTTGCAGAAAACGAAATACTTTATTGATTCCAACAAAATCAAAATGGTCTTCTAGATAATTATGTTGCCGATTTGGTTTGCTTGCCTCCAATTTTTCTTCTATCTTGAAAAGGAAGGATAAGGAAATTCGACACCAAACGCTGAATCAATTGCTTGGTGAGAAATAAAGACCTTTGATCATGGGATATGTTCAATTTGTTACTTGCGTAAATGTGGGAAAATGGAGAATATACATCTCTTGATCATAATCCAAAACGCAGATTATACATCTCTTTATGTTCAACGACCCAGGAAActagagacaaaaaaaaaaaggggaggaAAGCAACAGACTCTTAAAAGACATAAATAAATCATGATTATAGAAGTTGAGCAAGTATAAGTGTATAACTACCATTACAAAagtaaagtttttcttttttcttttaaataaaaattaaaaagaaatggTTGAAAAGGTATAATATGAAGACATTAGATACGTATTGGTTGTATATTGTTGACGCGTATCCAAATGCATGTGGTTATGCATCTGTGTGGAAAATCCTATATTTTGGACATGTGAAAATTTATGGAGTTTATTTTCAGCTTCTCAATGAATAATTCTTGCATATTTGAACCTTTCAAGTTCCAACTATCAGTGATCACTTGTTTGCAGCATTTCAGTAAATCTTTCCTTGCTTAATAagcaaaaaagacaaaaaagaagggggggggggggggtgtccaggatgtttattatgtgtttgtattgtttaaaaattttcaacttttcagggaaaaaaaaaacagaactTTCAGGGTCCTCAACCAAGCGGACTTTGTGAGCAAGTCAAGTTGGCAAATTAACCTAAGTCCTCCTTTGTTATCCTATTCCTCAATGTTTGCTTTTCGGGCTCCCGTATAGTTCGACATAAAGTACCCAGTTTTACTTTGACTCCCCATCTCCTCCAGTCAGCCATTACCGCCCCACATCAGCGTCCTCCATCCCAACAGCCCAATCTATGATTGTGCGAGGTAATTAATAAATTGTAAACAGTTTGTGTCCTGTTCTGTTGTCAGTCTTGTGCCACCCTTAACTCATAAGTTTATTCaggttgaaattttttttgggacAATTCAATCTTGATTGCATCGAGAAGTAAAAAAGATCTCGATTGTATCTATTCATTTTCCTGTTACTTCTTGTTTTTTCTGGAGGAATTGATTTTGGTACAAAGGGGTACCTTATATTTCTGGttgttttcaaatcttgatCTTTTGTTATCCATTGTAGTAtaggataatatcagaaacctcgcATGAAGTTTCTCTTAATAAcacttttaatatttttgagattttcaaaatatcacTTACTTTCTTCCTCTTCTACAGAAGGGAAAGGTAAGGGGGTTGTTGAAAAAGGAGGAGTGAGAGGAGGGAGGCTGCCAAGGGAGACGGAGGgaaaagaaggaagaggaagaaggagaaaaaggaggaaggaaggaaagagagaaagggaaaaagggaGGACAGAGGAGGAGGGAGAGGCAGAGGTGGCGGTGGAGGAGGGATGGTGGGTGGTGGGTAGAAAAAGAAAGAGGtgatagaatttattaattatatttgtattttttgttaGGTATATTTGAAATTGTTTGTATTTGGAGTGTTTTTAGATTGTGTtactttagatttcaaaaataaaaacctatattctaaaaattctctAATCAAAGCATAGACTATATTCAAAACTAGGAATTGTGAGACACTAGAGCTAACCAAATTACCTAATTAAATTACTTTCTTATTATTCTGACAATTGGGGGCACCTCCTTTgatgtttgaaaaattataaatttattttctttgataTTATGAAAAGACTATTTCTGGCCTTCACACAATCTACAAACCCTAAATGAAAATTcggtttaaaaaataataaataaaactcTTTCACACTAATACCTTTTTATCCGAAAATTCTAAACTCGTCTCACACAGTACATGGAATTCTTGATCAGTTCAATAAAGAGCTAACCATCCACTACGGATGCATTTGTTTAAAGGAGTTGCTTTACAAATtactttaaaaagaaaaatgatgctCAAGCAGCCGATCGAAAAGGATGCTTCAAAGCATGGCTCCAATTTGTGTACCACGAAATTCTTTATCTAAACGGGTAACGATGGCATTTAAATTCTTTTATCCAATTTCGTTAGTTTTTTTGTGCTTACATCATCaattattacaaaaatataatttttaagaAAGGTTTATGTAATCTTTTAAACCTCAAAGAAGTGGCTGTAATTCTCAAAAACCCACAGGAGAGGTTTCTTAAGTCATTCCTTCTTATTAATTAACATCCATATAACTAGTGATTTTGTTCACATAATTTTAGAGGACCACCAACTTGGTCTCCTCCACCGATAAAATTAACCGAAATGATGAGTATGTAACATTCATCAACATCAAGAGGAGAAGCCACCATTTTCTGCAAGAGGAATAAAGAGGTCgataaagaaatgaaaaacaTGACCATCTCTTTCTAAACTGATATTTAATACAATTTGTTCATGTTAAAACACTCACAAATATATAAGGGGGAGACAAATGTACGCCgtaattaataaaatatgtGTGAGAAAAGATAAATAAATCAATCACATATCATTAATCACACAGAATAATTAATAATACCCTCAACCTTTCACTTTTTAACTGACCATAATAATAAGACTCCTCATTTGTAGATTATATGTGTTGTTTGACAGCTATAAGAAATTACTtaataaaatactaatttttaaacaataaaactaccataatttgatttaaataaaACTATGAAAAACTCAATTTGATTAAAATACTGCTATACAATAATattgcaacttttttttttaaaacttgaaCTTCGTTTTGGTCCTTTCCAGAAAAATCAAgataaattattttttctatttagaTTTTAGCACTTAGTTACAGTACTAAACCGGGGATTATGAAGCACACTTGATGAATATACTTTATGCATCAATCGTTACTCTATTGTTTTCAACTAGTTTTAAAGTCAATTGCATGGGTACTAAATTCTCCACCATTAATTAAATCTTAGTCGTCCTTTCATAGGTCTTCACCAAAAGTCTTTACGTCTTATCTGTTATCATGGTCGATAAGGACAAATTATATCAGAAGATTCTAAGTTGTATACTGGTACTGTAAGCCCCCACGGGGTAACTTGGACGGTGTGCTCCCCTTCTTTAGGGTATGGCCACTTACCTGGCAACCAGGGTTCGAGTCCCGTGGCTTACATCTTCGGTGTGGAGTGGGGCCTCCTCTCCCGGAGCACagggggattagtcgggccccgtaaggattgatcCAGACACCCCCTATGTcgacaaaaaaaatatatatatatataatggtACTGTATATTTTCAAATGCATAAGTACGTGCACATTATTTAACTTTTTTTGGTGATTAAAATCCTCTGAATCTCAGTAATGATTTTGTAATTCTAATGAGTAACTAGAAATGCGGAAACTAATAACAAAGGCAATGTTagatttctcttttttttattattggctttttattttttttggctcaaaagaaaagaaaccaataGTAAAAAAAGCGAAATCTAACATTGCCTTTGTTTTTAGCGTTTTTGTATTCGTCAGCAGCTTGATTGGCAGTTTCTTGCATATTTTTTTGAGTTCTTGCTCATTGTAACGACCTTATTGCTAATTGCTAATAAAAGGGGTGttttaatagaaaaataaaaagaaatcttaaaatttttttataaatctCTCTTTTGTTATTGGAGTACAAAACTGATATACTTGCATCACTGGCTATGATGGCAAAGTCTCAAAATTTGGTGGGAAATACTGACATCTATATTAAAGGTCCTATCCTTtagggttaaaaaaaaaaagcccctTATGGTATGTCTAATACATAGAAAAGCCTCCCGTGATTTCAAAACATATAtacctcatgttttgaactaaattgtaaactaacaaaattcgttaaacttaacggaatccGGTAAATTTAACGGAAAATTTAATAGAATCCAGTAAATTTAACGGTAAACTTAACGGAATCCGATAAGTTTAACGGCCGAGACCATCAttttcgttaagtttaacgaattctgttagtttacaatttagttcaaaacataaggtgttattttgtatattttgaaaccacaggggatttttctgtgtattaggtataCTAGATgagacttttttgtttttatcccTATCCTTTAAAATAGATTTTCTGTGAAATTGTATAGCATTCCTTATGTAAATTTCACAATTTTGGAAGGAACTTTAAATGAACAATTTAGACAAGTGGAGATTACATTTGTTTTGTATGTCGGATTCACTATTTGATAGAAGAGCTTCTCACAATTTGACTTGGTCTTCTAATTGATTACATAGTTTACTTTAAAGAACACAAGAGAGAAAGAAACTGAGTGAGAGATAGAGAGAATCATTGGTGCCCAAAAGGAGGCTATAATTATTTTGCAACAGGCTTACGTACAAGAAAAATCACAAGCATTTATTTGTTACTGTTTCCAGTTTATTACAATACATATCACACGAAAAACCAAATAATGAAGCGTATCCAATCTTATTTTTCAGAAGCATGTTGCAGATCGATTGTGGCTTTGGCGAAACACATCAGGGGAATGGAGGACGATACAGAGGTATGGCAACGAATTTCATCAATCCTTTCTCGCAGTCGTCGCCCTCTCCGCTAGCAAAGTAGTTAGGTCTGACCTGATTTAGCACGTAGGAGAAGCCATTTCCACGTCCTTGATTCAGACCTGCCAACCGGGTTGCGCCCCTAAAATCGCATGTCAAGAAGCTGTACAGGTTTGGCAGCAGGTACACGCTGTGAGGCCTCGAGATTTTGCTAGGAGGACCATACTTGAACACTGATTCACCAGCAAAACAACTAAGGTTAGACCAAACCAACACTAATACTcataaatttttctaataatcAAAATTAGTTAAAGCTACTCTTTGGTAGATTCTGTGTTTTAACTTTTTTAGCCATTAAAAAAATCTAAAGTTTAGATGTAAAAGCAAACAAAAGCATTAAAAATTGATTATTAAAAATTAGAATATATAATCAAAGTAAGATAATCAACCGAGAACAAGCCTTAGAAAAGGTTTCCAGCAGATTAATAATATTAACCAGTTTGTTAGTAGATTTGGAATGTCCAATCAAAAGTATATCCAATTTATCTTGCCTATGCTAGAATGaaaaaacaagtatatatcaaaattGAATCGAATCAGATTTTCTAATTCAACTGAGACGCCAGTCTAGCCTTTGTAGCTATAAAAATTTCGGACAATAAATACAAGGCTAACCTAGTGTGTCGCCGAGGAAAAAGGCACCGTGATTCTTTGCCCAATTATTGTAATTGTAGCCGTAGCGCCATCCCTGAGACCCTCCAACAACAACTGTTTCAGCTTGGCTAATTGCCAAGGTGGCTACTAAGGTTAGGAGGAGGACAAGCAATCCTTTGCCAAAGCTGACGGCCATCTCTATTGTTTGTAATCGAATCAAATGAAGCTAGAAGCAGGCACGGATTTAAGGGGGGGCtggtgggggcttaagcccccccccaagccgccggaaaaccccctatatataggggattCCAAATGCTTGCTTCTAAAATGCAGTAGGTAACTAGGTAGGTAGGTAGGTACTACCTTTCTCTTCCTATGTGTCTCTTAGGATACTGGTATTATtgtctgaaattttcaatagttatTTATGTTTTCACCTGCTGGTGAtgtaataacttggattttccTAAAATGTTTTGAGCAGGTCTGAACTCTGTAGTTATTCATCATATATTCTGGACTTTGTTAGAGCCTGTGAGACTCGGAAACATAGAGCCTGGGAAAcatagccttttttttttatttcagatGTTTGGTTGTTGGCAAAGTATTTTTTGTGCATCGCTGTCATGAACTATATGGTGGAGTGGGCTTTCTTTTGTTGATCAAGAAGCTTGCCAACAATAGTTGTTGGTGCTGTTTTAAATGTATGTTCTGGAACAAAGAATGCTGTAAATGTATTTCCTGGAATTTAGAAAAGTTCTTGATTTAACGCTTATGACATCCCTTGCACTTCAAGAAGAATTAAATTTGCAATTACTATCAAAGTTTTCCTGCTATTTCGCTTTTTGACCGccttagttttttattttatttcgaATTCTGATCATGAAATCAATAAGCAGGGTGAGTGATAGATTATTGATAGTTTAGAGTATTTTTTTGGAGCATTTTGAGATTTCCAAGAACTTATCAAATTCATATGAAAGGGGcaatttttaaactattttagtATGCGATGGGCAATTCTTAAACTATTTTTTTGAGCGGTTTATGCCTCCGAGTACTATACATATCTTGATAGGCCTTCTGTTTtcgttgtttcttttgtagattTGGGTAAGTTACATACCCAAAAATTCAGAACAAATTTTTggatatgtataattatatgtttttattatttttataattattgattctaaattttacttattaaatatatttatttcgtcacaaaaaaaattttttaatacacttcagccccccaaaaataaatttctggctCCGTCCCTGGCTAGAAGTGATAAGATGTATAGGCAGATGGATGATATGAATTTGGGATGCTTTAGTTCGGTTTATATAGATGTTCCTGGTAATCTGATCCAACTCTTGTTGACTGTTTCtcaagattaaaaaaaaaaaaacccagcTGTTGACCGGAGGATAGAATGTGTAAGATCATCATTTTGCCGGTTTTCTTACGTAACGTTGAGAGAATTGCACAAcagaatttctagattttcatGCCTTTGACAGCAATATGGTCTACTTTAATTCGTCTAAATCTCATTAATGCCCTGAGGAGGCTTCAAGGTTGAAATTCTAGCAAATTAGGTTGCATAGTTACAAGAATTGTGAAGGCCGGAAGGGTGGGCATAAATGTAATGTTGTTGGTTGGCAAGGAAAATTTAAGGGCCAGGGTGCATGATTTAGTTTTTCTCAAAGATGAAGAATATtattagggatggcaatggggcagGGGATACCTCCCCCAACCACCGCCCCGTTGCATTTTAATTCCCCACGCCCCC
It contains:
- the LOC113749609 gene encoding uncharacterized protein LOC113749609, whose protein sequence is MAVSFGKGLLVLLLTLVATLAISQAETVVVGGSQGWRYGYNYNNWAKNHGAFFLGDTLVFKYGPPSKISRPHSVYLLPNLYSFLTCDFRGATRLAGLNQGRGNGFSYVLNQVRPNYFASGEGDDCEKGLMKFVAIPLYRPPFP